The sequence below is a genomic window from Thalassobaculum sp. OXR-137.
GCACCCTGCCGTTGCAGCAATCCGTCGTGCATGACGGGGTCGAGCATCATTTCCTGGTGAAGCCGGGCGCGCGCGGCTTCGCGCAGGTGGCGGCCGAGCGCTGCACCTATCCGTGAGCCCGCCATGAGCACCGCGACCACCGGGGCGGCCGGCACGCTGTCCCCCCGTCAGGTGCTCTGGAGCCTGCTCGCGCACTACCTCTCCTCCATGGCGATCGGCCTGGCGGTCGGCGGCTTCGTGCCGCTGATCGCGGTGACGCTGGAGGCCCGGCAGGTCGACACGGTCATGATCGGGATCAACTCGGCCATGACCTCGCTCGGCGTGCTGGCGATGGCGCCTTACGCCACGGTGCTGGTGCGCCGGTTCGGGGCCAGCCCGGCCATGGTCGCCGGGCTGCTGCTGACCGCCGCCTCGGCCCTGGCCATGGCCTTCATCGACAATCTCTGGGCCTGGATGGTCCTGCGCTTCCTGATCGGCGCCGGCATCTCGATCCACTGGGTGGTCAGCGAGACCTGGATGAACGCGATCGTCAGCGAGCGCCGGCGGGGCCTCGTCATGTCGATCTACATCACCTCCATCGCGTCGGGTTTCGCGCTGGGGCCGATCATCCTGACCGTTGTGGGGACGGCGGGGGCGACACCGTTCGTCACCGTGGCCGCGATAACCGCGCTGACGGCGCTGCCCATGGCCCTGATCCATAGGTTCGCACCGGCGCTGGCACTGGAGACCAAGGGCAGCGTCGTCCGCCTGGCCCGCGAGGCGCCGACGATCTTCGCCGCGGTGCTGACCGTGGGGCTGGTCGATGCCGCGTTCTTCACCTTCCTGCCGATCTACGGGCTGCGCATCGGCATGCCCTCGGAGACGGCGATCACCCTGCTGACGGCGGTCTTCGCCGGCAATGTGGCGCTGCAGGTCCCGCTGGGCTGGATCGCCGACCGGGTCAACCGGCGCGGCATGCTGCTGGTGCTGGGCACGATCTGCGTCGTCTGCCCCGGCCTGGCCGGCTGGCTGCTGCGGGCGGATTCGCTGGCCGCCTATCCGATCCTGTTCGTGTGGGGCGGGTGCAGTTTCGGCCTCTACACCGTCGGCGTGACCATGCTGGGCGAGCGCTATCGCGGCGGCGAGCTGGTGGCGGCCAACGCCGCCTTCGTGATGACATTCGAGCTGGCGAACCTGCTCGGCCCGCCGATCTCCGGCTGGGCGATCGAGGCGTGGGTCCCGACCGGGCTGATGCTCTATATGGCCTGCATCGCCGCCGGGTTCGTGCTGGTGTCGCTGATCCGGGGCTGGATGCGGGCCAGCGGCGCGGTAGGGTAGGGGAAACCCGAAAAACCCAAGGGAGACCCGCCATGGAACCGCTCAAGAACGCCGACCACCTCTACGAGGTCGAGCACCGGGCCCGGCATCTGGAGCGCCCCGGCTTCCGCATCCAGGAAATTCAGCTTTCGCCGACCCAGAAAGTGCCGTGGCACACCCACACCAACGTGGGCGATACCTTCTATGTTCTGAAGGGGACGCTCCGCATCTACCTGATGAACCCGAAGGAATCCGTCGAGCTGGCGCCCGGCAAGAGCTACGAGGTGGTCGCTGGCCGGCCGCATCTGGTGACCAACGCGGGGGACACCTCGGTCAGCTTCCTGATCATGCAGGGCGTGGGCGAATACGACTACGTGCCGGTCGTCTGAGCAGATTATTCTGGATCATATTGATATCAATCGATCTCATCGACCGTCATTATGACGGCCCCCAATGCATTGGAAAACTTACAGAGCGGGCGGGTGAAAAATTCCAAGTAAGGAAGCCCGCCCCAATGATCGCTAATACAAAGGTAAATAGACTCAATATTACCAAAAATACACCAATTCTATGGAATAATACTCCTCGCAAATGGAATACAACTGCCGCTGGTTCGGCGCTTGAGATAGATTTCGATGCGTTCGAGAATGCGTTGGGGATATTAGCATACTCACTTCTTGCATACTCATGCTGCGCAATGTAAGCGCAGGCCGCCGCGCATCCACCGAGAAACGCCCCAATTCCCATCGCT
It includes:
- a CDS encoding MFS transporter → MSTATTGAAGTLSPRQVLWSLLAHYLSSMAIGLAVGGFVPLIAVTLEARQVDTVMIGINSAMTSLGVLAMAPYATVLVRRFGASPAMVAGLLLTAASALAMAFIDNLWAWMVLRFLIGAGISIHWVVSETWMNAIVSERRRGLVMSIYITSIASGFALGPIILTVVGTAGATPFVTVAAITALTALPMALIHRFAPALALETKGSVVRLAREAPTIFAAVLTVGLVDAAFFTFLPIYGLRIGMPSETAITLLTAVFAGNVALQVPLGWIADRVNRRGMLLVLGTICVVCPGLAGWLLRADSLAAYPILFVWGGCSFGLYTVGVTMLGERYRGGELVAANAAFVMTFELANLLGPPISGWAIEAWVPTGLMLYMACIAAGFVLVSLIRGWMRASGAVG
- a CDS encoding cupin domain-containing protein; this translates as MEPLKNADHLYEVEHRARHLERPGFRIQEIQLSPTQKVPWHTHTNVGDTFYVLKGTLRIYLMNPKESVELAPGKSYEVVAGRPHLVTNAGDTSVSFLIMQGVGEYDYVPVV